One Entomomonas asaccharolytica DNA segment encodes these proteins:
- a CDS encoding NAD(P)H-dependent oxidoreductase, translated as MKTLVVVTHPNIENSKINKCWLEELKKYPERFTVHELYKAYPNGVINVEKEQLLIEQHAALVLQFPVYWFNCPPLLKQWLDEVFTYGWAYGQTGDKLTNRKVALAVSAGIKEQDFSKEGRYQYTLQELLRPFEVTMKYVHADYQPLFAFYGAEYELSTQEIEQSAKNYMEFLQRIIES; from the coding sequence ATGAAAACATTAGTGGTGGTGACACATCCTAATATTGAGAATTCTAAGATTAATAAATGTTGGCTAGAAGAGTTAAAAAAATATCCAGAGCGATTTACAGTACATGAACTTTATAAAGCCTATCCAAATGGCGTTATTAATGTAGAAAAAGAACAGCTTTTAATTGAACAGCATGCAGCCTTAGTATTGCAGTTTCCTGTTTATTGGTTTAATTGTCCACCGTTATTAAAGCAGTGGTTGGATGAAGTATTTACCTATGGTTGGGCTTATGGACAAACAGGTGATAAATTAACCAATCGTAAGGTGGCGCTTGCTGTATCAGCAGGTATTAAAGAACAAGATTTTAGTAAAGAGGGGCGTTATCAATATACGTTACAAGAGTTGTTACGTCCGTTTGAAGTCACTATGAAATATGTGCATGCAGATTATCAGCCTTTGTTTGCTTTTTATGGTGCTGAATACGAGCTTTCTACTCAAGAAATTGAGCAAAGTGCTAAAAATTATATGGAGTTCTTGCAAAGAATTATTGAAAGCTAG
- a CDS encoding winged helix-turn-helix transcriptional regulator: protein MAINPCSPTGSKLEDTDFGYTLAVIGGKYKMIVLYWLNENQPVMRFNELKRCIGTISFKTLSTTLKELEKDQLIIRKEYPQIPPKVEYSLSKRGKSLIPVLDMMCNWGKQHRLK from the coding sequence TTGGCAATTAATCCTTGTAGTCCAACAGGTAGCAAATTAGAAGATACAGATTTTGGCTATACATTGGCAGTAATCGGTGGCAAGTATAAAATGATCGTGTTGTATTGGCTAAATGAAAACCAACCTGTAATGCGTTTTAATGAACTTAAGCGCTGTATAGGTACTATCTCTTTTAAAACATTAAGTACCACTTTAAAAGAGTTAGAAAAAGATCAATTAATTATTAGAAAAGAATACCCACAAATCCCACCTAAAGTGGAATATAGTTTATCAAAACGAGGCAAATCATTAATCCCCGTATTAGATATGATGTGTAATTGGGGCAAACAGCATCGATTAAAATAA